ctttaaaaatatcaatatatTAAATAAGATTTAAACGGTTGAAGAATACATTCAAATATTATTTGATATTccaataaaatatactgtatagtgtttttaaactaaaaataattgttgctTTCAACCATATTGGATTGTAAAATTAGGCCCATTTCCTAGTGAGACCTTCTATGAAGATGTGTAATGTGTAATAGTGCTCAGATGAAGTTTGTTAAAATAAGGGGTCTTTTCTGTCTACTTGAAATTTATAACTGAAGACACCATCTGGCTTTAGCAGTTGGCTAACTATAGTAATTAACTTGACTATCACTAGTGGTTATATGAAAGTAAATAAATTGGAATGGAGGATACAATATTTTCCATcacttaattttgtaaatatgtatttaatttacTACTTTCTTTTTTAGCTTAGTGTAGTTATTTGTAACACATGTACTGTTAAATTTCAGCCATGTTCTAGTTTCATTTTGAAGCTAACTAGAACTTGGAATCTGTTACATTATGtttaaagtgttattttaaaaactgcattttattaGCAGATACCTCAATGCAATGTATGCATCAATAAGATGATCTTAACCAAAGTTTTGATTAGTTAGGTTTACCACAGTTCATGTTTACCAAGCAAATAAAATCACCGTGAGCAAATGTTGTTACGTTTTGGTATCTAGGCAACCTAAACATGCAATGCTGTTGTCCAAATATAGCACTAGTGAAAATAAATGCCTCAACACTTACCAGAAGACCTTCAGTCACTTCAGTCAACTTTTTCTTTCTGAAGGAGAGAGATCTGAGGAGATTTATTTCATAGGGTTTTCTGAACACAGTCATGATGGATGTATTTGGTTGTGCGAAGTATCTTTCTTGCTATTTTAATGACATGAGATAACATGCAATGTAGTAGGATGGAGTCTTTTCAATCTCTTCTTTCTGTCATTTCAAAAGGGAGAAAGTTGTGGAAATATAGATTGGACCATGACCCTGAAAAGGGAAGAACAAGATTGAAACTACAGGGGAAAGAGCTTGTTTCTGTTCCAACTGAGATTTTTGACTTGGAGGAACTGCAGATCTTAGACATGAGCCCAGAGAGAGAAAGCTGCTTGACTTATAGGTTGGATTTGGTTCCCAAAGAAATTGGACAGCTGAGGAATTTGTCTGTTCTGTGCTTAGATACCAACGAGCTTAAAAGCATTCCTTCTGAGATTGGCACACTTGGAAATCTGGAGAGACTGACTCTCAGCAATAACAATCTGACTTTCCTACCAGAAGAAATTGGGAAGTTACAAAAGCTTACTAGTCTGCATCTTGCAAATAACTTATTTCAAGATTTCCCAGTGCAGATTTGCATTCTGAGGAAGCTCACATTCTTGGATATCTCAGATAACAAGGTTAAGGCGATGTCTGATAGTATTCAAAACCTGACAAAGCTCGAAACGCTCCTCCTCTTCTTCAACAGATTGGAAAGTTTACCTAACAGCTTCTGTAATCTGAGGAGTCTTCAGACCTTGTGGTTGGGAAAAAACAGGTTGAGAGCACTACCTGAAGGATTTGGAAAACTAGTGAACTTGGATTGGGGGAATAATCAGTGTTCCTCAAACTTTGAAGACAACCCACTTGAAAGGCCACCTGTGGAGACCTGCAGAGGAGGCCCGAAACAAATAGAACTTTACTTTGCAACTTGGGGCAATAGAGAGAATGATTAgtgtattttaaacagaaatgttgttcattttcagaagaaaaaaggaaatataataaaatattttagcaaagACTTTAAGTAAAACTTGAATGCCGTCACTGTTATTTATAGCTATGTATATCAATTATGCAGCCTTCAGTCTTTACTTTGTAATGCAGACTTCAGAACTTTGCAACTTGGGGCAATAGAGATAATGATTAACATTTTCTAATACAGAAGTGCCGTTCTTTTtcagaagaagaaaggaaatagaATAAATGGTTTAATGAAGTCTTTAGGTAAAGTTTTGAATGCCATCAATGTTATTTGTAGCTATGCATATCAATTAGATGAAGGCTATGCAGACTTAATCTTTACTTCGTTATGCAGACTTCAGAACTTTACTTTGTAACTTTGGGCAATAGAGATAATAATTAGTATACTTTATTACAGAAATGCTGTTCTTTTTCAATTGTGCAGACTTCAGTCATAATATGCTGACGATATAAAATTCCCATTAATCATATAGTATTACAAAATGCAAATGTTCATTTTGTGAGAATAGCTGAATGCTTTTTTTTGTACTATTCCAATGATTATTTTAAGGCAATAAATAAATAccataaacaaacaaacatattaAACCTCTTTAAGTAAATGAATCTGTTACTGTTAGAAGTTAAGTGGAGATGTAAAATATAATGTTACCAATCGTTATTTCAGTTGTGGGTCAAATCCTAATTCATGAGATACAGAGAAGAAACATATTAAACGCTTATTTGGCATATCTCTCTTGGCTGAGGGAATGGCAGCCTGCCCGTGGAGATGAGTCTGACAAGGCTGCCAACTCTCATCATGAAGTTTGAGCCAGGAAGCTGCTGCAAGGGAGAAGAGGGGGTGAAAAATAAATGCTCAAAGAGGATGCTCAGAAGGCGATATATTTATGTGTAGGAGTGTAGAAATGGGCAAAATTAGAGTTCGCCCAACTCCCATGATCATACAGATAATTAGTGCCTCTGTTTAATGTGTATtatagatatatactgtaactgaataGAGAACTATTGGCCAGGGCAGATTATTGGAATCCCTAAAGAATGAATATTGGTGATGATAATAGGGTGCAGCTCCCAAAGCATTATAGATGAATTCTAAGTGATTCAGAGGACTAGAATGTATTTCCTAGAATCACTGTGCATTGGTATTCAGGTTAACATAGTGGTAACAAGTTGAGAAGATAGTTGACTCTGAGAGATTATGTGCACAGAGCAGTTTTAATGAGGatgttttgtactgtagctcacaAAGAATAAGAGCAAAAAGAATAGGTGAAAATTCTCTTAAAATACCCAAGAGGTAAAATGGAGGATGATCACTAGAGACTCAAGGAAGAAAATTGTTTTCTCCATGCTGAAGATAACTGTGGAAGTGGAAAACTCAATGAAAGATCATCCAAGGAACATGGAGTGGAACTTGGAAATGAAGGAAGATGCAGCAGAGTGgctctgcacatactgtatgaaaacgtTTTTGGGTTGctgcagcatttgaaaacaagtGGATTATGAAGTAATATTTATCTTGCTGGTGCTCTCTATGAGGTGCTTGAAGTCTAGGAATGATAGGCATACATTTAAGTGCATTATCAATGCGTAGTTCCACATTCTAAGTATTATGTCCTGGTGTTCTGAGTAGGTGTAGCAAGGTCAATACTGTAGCTTCCATGCACACAGGAAAGTCAGAACTAGAGTGTAAACTTCTTAATGCTTGGGGCAGAGAAGTTATGAAAAGGAGAGAAAGATCGAtgattagatgtatttaaacaatttaagTGTGGGAGGCTATACTTAGAGGGCTAATCCTGGAGTGAGCAAAAGGAGGGCAGAAAAAAGCAGGCATCTCTTACCAGACAGACTTGAAAAAGGTGGTACTGTGTTTTTGAGTCTCTACCAAATTCATACTCTGACTTACTGCAATTTATTGCAAAAGTTCTCTACAATTGCTTGGGGATCTACTCATGGACATTACATTTCAAGTCTTTCTATAAAAGAATTAAAGTCAGAACTTTAATTCTTTGGGTCGCTCAAGGACAttaactttcttattcttaagtcACCCCAATTGAAGCTGTGGTCTTTGGGTTATATAGTCTTGATGAAAAGTGATATTTGTGTCCATGTATTGGGTTTGAAAAAGTTTTTCAGCagtccatctacagtatgtccccaTCAGTCTTACCAAGCTTCCCAGTCTCTGCTAATGAGAAGCAGAATTATAACATAATGCTGTAATCGCCATGCTTGATAGTGGGGGATAGTGTTGACCGAGTGATGTTGCATCAGATGTTACactttttattgaaacaaaaaattattttgtgtgaacacaaaacattttgctaAAATTTGCAGCAACATATTAAAGCTTTGACCCCATGTGGAATCTTACTAGGGTTTTCCTCTCACACCATCAGATTAGTGAAATGACTGGGGTATTATTGACTCATGTACATTTTGTCCCACTGAAACCATTGAACTATGTAGTTCTTTCAAAACCAACATACACTTTACAGTGACATCTCTAATAAATTTCTTCTTCACACACTGTTCAGTTTGGAAGGACACAAAAACATaaggcagtgtctgggtggcATGAAATAGTATTCACTTAATGATCAGCTTAATTGATACTTCAACATTGTCAACATTTAGTAAAGATGAAATAGCATAGGAACTTGTCGTGAGTAACAACTTACTGATGCTTGCCAGTGAGCAGGAAGGTTGATAGAGAAGCATAGAGAATAGAGACTTTTAAGACTAATAGCAGAATCAAGATTTATGCACTCAATATGAACACTCTGACTGGTTCATTTGCTGTTGTTGGATGAATGAAGATTCTGGCAGATCCCTGAAATAATAGCAGTTCATATGCAtaagaaaacaatatatttatattttttgtggAAGTGGGTGAGATTGGAATTTGCCTTCTTCacaacatttgtttaaaaacaccataTTTAAATCACAGGGATTttaagtttatacagtatatgcatataaATATCCATTTACTTAAAATGAAAGCCAAAATCTTGTCCCAATGAGCATAAACGAAATGTTGATTTAATTTTGATCCATGAAATACTCTAGTGATGTACATCGACCTTCATATATTACACTGTGCATTCACTGGTTGTGATttctctttatttcattttattaactAACAGGTCATTTGGTCAGATCACGCaccattttaaaatctgtcCACTTGCAACTTGGAATGTAGAGTTGAGTGCACTTTCCATCTACCACGTTTTGAGTAGAGAACTGTACGTCTGGGTTTTCGACTTGGTTGGACTTTTAAGATTAGGATTGGTAGGATTTGTAaccttttatgtactgtatgtatccccTTTCAAAATATAATGCATTGACTGTCAATATCTTCTTTTTTAATctagtattttaaaaagtatcttaaataatatactgtatatactgtatatatttttgtacaCAAGGAGAATGAAATGTAACAGCCACCCATTTTATAACCCCTTTACCCATTACAGGTTCGCAGGGGAGtcaaagcctatcccagcaagcaactggggtgaggcagggtacaccttggatgggaaaCAAGACCATTGCGGGCCAAACACACATTTACACCAGGAACAAttttaccagaagccaattaacctaacagtatgtttttgggctACGGGGCTATcgtgcacctggaggaaacaaaCGTAAACATGGGTAGAACATTGAAACCCCATGCATATAGTACGtctggtccagaattgaaccaggGGCTCCAGTATTGAGAGATGGCAATGATAACTCCTAACATGCTGCTCGTAAGGGTAACATATGCATAGTGCGATAATCACATTTCTTGCTTTGAGCAATCATTTAAAAGCTGTCATCGGAAGTTCTCTTTTTTAATCACTATGCACCATTAATGAACTGGTGAAGGAAATTCTTTAGCAAAAATTTCAGCACAGTTCTGGAACATTAAAACCCTAGATTAGATACAAGTTAAATGCCCTACAGGTTTTCCACAGATAGGCTCAACAAATGTGACAGTGGACAGAATTTGTGTCTAAGATACTTGAAGTCTGAATAGACCAGTagcaaacagatttttttttcaaaatcaccACTAAACAGATGGaatagactgtttttttttgttttgttttttacttttcttttaataatatgAATGTATACTAGTTTCTGACATTATTAATGTGTTGTATACATACTTTGGTATAAAGTCACCTCTTTATAGCTTAGAGATCAAGGAAATGCAAGCTGACATGTCCTCCATAGCTTCCATTAAATGGGTTGTATCTCTTCAAGTTTATTTTGGATATGACCCCAAAttacatttgttgttgtttttttatttcataagtTATCATAGGAACAATTTATCTTCAAGGTCCCTTCATACTGGAGGATTTTTTTCCGCTCACTGGCATGAACATTGGAGGAGGTCCCACACAGTTTGAAGGATCACATAACCCAGCAGGGCCTCTCGGCCCTCTGTTTCCAGGAAGACCAGGGTTCCCTCGCGCTCCTGGCTCCCCACGAGCCCCATCCCGGCCATCTTTCCCAATGCCCGGGATCCCAGGCTCCCCTGCAACAAAACACAACATATTTCAATTCTATAAGATGGgaatatagtatatagtacagtatatagtatatagtgtagtaaatacagtagttcaggtgggtagcctcgtcagcatgggtaggctgcaaaggaataagtaaaggtttattccatgctgaaaagagaagaaaagaaacacaacatttcggctgtggagccttcgtcAGGTGAGGTccctcagcatggaataaacctattacttgttccttatatacagtacagtagtataTAGTATAGGATGCAACAGAAAATATGCAATTATACATATTTGATCTCACTTGCATACTACCCCCAGATAAAAATTGATcattcaaaatgtaataaagtgtaaaggatagaaaataaCATATCTTCAACCATTAGCATAACTGAATTTCACTATACGTGTGGCATTCAGGATTGGTGCATTGGGGGATACAGTCTGAGGCAACAGTAAGGCTGGAATCCCTGGATTGAATGAGGTGACTTTTTAACTGCTGTTTATTAAATGCATGTATAGTGATG
This is a stretch of genomic DNA from Lepisosteus oculatus isolate fLepOcu1 chromosome 10, fLepOcu1.hap2, whole genome shotgun sequence. It encodes these proteins:
- the LOC102691029 gene encoding uncharacterized protein; the encoded protein is MQCSRMESFQSLLSVISKGRKLWKYRLDHDPEKGRTRLKLQGKELVSVPTEIFDLEELQILDMSPERESCLTYRLDLVPKEIGQLRNLSVLCLDTNELKSIPSEIGTLGNLERLTLSNNNLTFLPEEIGKLQKLTSLHLANNLFQDFPVQICILRKLTFLDISDNKVKAMSDSIQNLTKLETLLLFFNRLESLPNSFCNLRSLQTLWLGKNRLRALPEGFGKLVNLDWGNNQCSSNFEDNPLERPPVETCRGGPKQIELYFATWGNREND